The following are from one region of the Canis lupus familiaris isolate Mischka breed German Shepherd chromosome 30, alternate assembly UU_Cfam_GSD_1.0, whole genome shotgun sequence genome:
- the SEMA6D gene encoding semaphorin-6D isoform X7, translating into MRFFLLCAYMLLLMISQLRAVSFPEDDEPLNTVDYHYSRQYPVFRGRPSGNESQHRLDFQLMLKIRDTLYIAGRDQVYTVNLNEVPKTEVIPSKKLTWRSRQQDRENCAMKGKHKDECHNFIKVFVPRNDEMVFVCGTNAFNPMCRYYRLNTLEYDGEEISGLARCPFDARQTNVALFADGKLYSATVADFLASDAVIYRSMGDGSALRTIKYDSKWIKEPHFLHAIEYGNYVYFFFREIAVEHNNLGKAVYSRVARICKNDMGGSQRVLEKHWTSFLKARLNCSVPGDSFFYFDVLQSITDIIQINGIPTVVGVFTTQLNSIPGSAVCAFSMDDIEKVFKGRFKEQKTPDSVWTAVPEDKVPKPRPGCCAKHGLAEAYKTSIDFPDETLSFIKSHPLMDAAVPPIADEPWFTKTRIRYRLTAIAVDHTAGPHQNYTVIFVGSEAGVVLKVLAKTSPFSLNDSVLLEEIEAYNQAKCNAENEEDRRVISLQLDKDHHAVYVAFSSCVIRLPLSRCERYGSCKKSCVASRDPYCGWLSQGACGRVTPGMLLLTEDFFAFHNHSAGGYEQDTEYGNTAHLGDCHGVRWEVQSGESNQMVHMNVLITCVFAAFVLGAFIAGVAVYCYRDMFVRKNRKIHKDAESAQSCTDSSGSFAKLNGLFDSPVKEYQQNIDSPKLYSNLLTSRKELPPNGDTKSMVMDHRGQPPELAALPTPESTPVLHQKTLQAMKSHSDKAHGHGASRKETSQFFPSSPPPHSPLSHGHIPSAIVLPNATHDYNTSFSNSNAHKAEKKLQNIDHPLTKSSSKRDHRRSVDSRNTLNDLLKHLNDPNSNPKAIMGDIQMAHQTLMLDPVGSMSEVPPKVPNREASLYSPPSTLPRNSPTKRVDVPTTPGVPMTSLERQRGYHKNSSQRHSISAMPKNLNSPNGVLLSRQPSMNRGGYVPTPTGAKVDYIQGAPVSVHLQPSLSRQSSYTSNGTLPRTGLKRTPSLKPDVPPKPSFVPQTTSVRPLNKYTY; encoded by the exons GGATCAAGTTTATACAGTAAACTTAAATGAAGTCCCCAAGACAGAAGTAATACCAAGCAAG AAACTGACATGGCGGTCAAGACAACAGGACCGAGAAAACTGTGCTATGAAGGGCAAACATAAA GATGAATGCCACAACTTTATTAAAGTATTTGTCCCAAGAAATGATGAGATGGTTTTTGTATGTGGTACCAATGCATTCAATCCCATGTGCAGATACTATAGG ttgaATACCTTAGAGTATGATGGAGAGGAAATTAGTGGCCTGGCAAGATGCCCATTTGATGCCAGACAAACCAATGTTGCCCTTTTTGCTG ATGGGAAGCTATATTCTGCCACAGTGGCTGACTTCTTGGCCAGTGATGCTGTTATTTATCGAAGCATGGGTGATGGATCTGCCCTTCGTACAATAAAATATGATTCCAAATGGATAAAAG agCCACATTTTCTTCATGCCATAGAATATGGAAACtatgtctatttcttctttcgaGAAATTGCTGTAGAACATAATAATTTAGGCAAG GCTGTATATTCCCGTGTGGCCCGCATATGTAAAAATGACATGGGTGGCTCGCAGCGGGTCCTGGAGAAACACTGGACTTCATTTCTGAAGGCTCGGCTTAACTGCTCTGTCCCCGGAGATTCGTTTTTCTACTTTGATGTTCTGCAGTCTATTACGGACATCATACAAATCAATGGCATCCCCACTGTGGTCGGGGTGTTTACCACACAGCTCAACAG CATTCCTGGGTCTGCAGTGTGTGCATTTAGCATGGATGACATTGAAAAAGTATTCAAAGGACGctttaaagaacagaaaacccCAGATTCTGTTTGGACAGCAGTCCCTGAAGACAAAGTACCCAAgccaag GCCTGGCTGTTGTGCAAAGCATGGCCTTGCCGAAGCTTATAAAACCTCCATAGATTTCCCTGACGAAACCCTGTCATTCATCAAATCCCATCCGCTAATGGACGCTGCTGTACCACCCATTGCCGATGAGCCCTGGTTCACAAAGACTCGGATCAG GTACAGACTGACGGCCATCGCTGTTGACCACACTGCTGGGCCCCATCAGAACTACACAGTCATCTTTGTTGGCTCTGAAGCTGGCGTGGTGCTTAAAGTTTTGGCAAAGACCAGCCCTTTCTCTTTGAATGACAGTGTATTACTGGAAGAGATTGAAGCATACAACCAAGCAAA GTGCAATGCTGAGAATGAGGAAGACAGAAGGGTCATCTCCTTACAGTTGGATAAAGACCATCACGCTGTGTACGTGGCATTCTCTAGCTGCGTCATCCGCCTCCCTCTCAGCCGTTGCGAGCGTTACGGATCCTGTAAGAA GTCTTGTGTTGCATCTCGGGACCCATACTGTGGCTGGTTAAGCCAGGGGGCCTGTGGCAGAGTGACCCCAGGGATGCT GCTGTTAACCGAAGACTTCTTTGCTTTCCATAACCACAGCGCTGGAGGATATGAACAAGACACAGAGTACGGCAACACGGCCCACCTAGGGGACTGCCATG GTGTGCGATGGGAAGTCCAATCGGGAGAGTCCAACCAGATGGTCCACATGAACGTCCTCATCACCTGTGTCTTTGCCGCTTTTGTTTTGGGTGCGTTCATTGCAGGGGTGGCAGTATACTGCTATCGTGACATGTTTGTTCGGAAAAACAGAAAGATTCATAAGGATGCAGAATCTGCCCAGTCGTGCACAGACTCCAGTGGAAGTTTTGCCAAACTGAATGGTCTGTTTGATAGCCCGGTCAAGGAATATCAACAGAATATCGATTCTCCCAAATTATACAGTAACCTGCTGACTAGTCGGAAAGAGCTGCCACCCAATGGAGATACCAAATCCATGGTGATGGACCATCGAGGCCAACCTCCCGAACTGGCTGCTCTCCCCACGCCTGAGTCAACTCCTGTGCTTCACCAGAAGACCCTGCAGGCCATGAAGAGCCACTCAGATAAGGCCCATGGCCATGGGGCTTCAAGGAAAGAAACCTCACAGTTTTTCCCATCTAGTCCACCACCCCATTCCCCATTAAGTCATGGGCATATCCCCAGTGCCATTGTTCTTCCTAATGCTACTCATGACTACAACACGTCTTTCTCAAACTCCAATGCTCACAAAGCTGAAAAGAAGCTTCAAAACATTGACCACCCACTTACAAAGTCATCCAGTAAAAGAGATCACCGGCGTTCTGTGGATTCCAGAAATACCCTCAATGATCTCCTGAAGCATTTGAATGACCCAAACAGCAACCCCAAAGCCATCATGGGAGATATCCAGATGGCCCACCAGACCCTAATGCTGGATCCTGTGGGATCTATGTCTGAGGTCCCGCCCAAGGTCCCTAACCGGGAGGCATCCCTATACTCTCCTCCTTCAACTCTCCCCAGAAACAGCCCAACCAAGCGAGTGGATGTCCCCACCACTCCTGGGGTCCCAATGACTTCTCTGGAAAGACAAAGGGGTTACCACAAAAATTCCTCCCAGAGGCACTCTATATCTGCTATGCCTAAAAACTTAAACTCACCAAATGGTGTTTTGTTATCCAGACAGCCTAGCATGAACCGTGGTGGGTATGTGCCCACCCCCACTGGGGCAAAGGTGGACTATATTCAGGGAGCACCAGTGAGTGTTCATCTGCAGCCTTCCCTCTCCAGACAGAGCAGCTATACCAGTAATGGCACCCTTCCTAGGACGGGACTAAAGAGGACACCGTCCTTAAAACCTGATGTGCCACCAAAGCCTTCATTTGTTCCTCAAACCACATCTGTCAGACCACTGAACAAATACACTTACTAG
- the SEMA6D gene encoding semaphorin-6D isoform X4 — translation MRFFLLCAYMLLLMISQLRAVSFPEDDEPLNTVDYHYSRQYPVFRGRPSGNESQHRLDFQLMLKIRDTLYIAGRDQVYTVNLNEVPKTEVIPSKKLTWRSRQQDRENCAMKGKHKDECHNFIKVFVPRNDEMVFVCGTNAFNPMCRYYRLNTLEYDGEEISGLARCPFDARQTNVALFADGKLYSATVADFLASDAVIYRSMGDGSALRTIKYDSKWIKEPHFLHAIEYGNYVYFFFREIAVEHNNLGKAVYSRVARICKNDMGGSQRVLEKHWTSFLKARLNCSVPGDSFFYFDVLQSITDIIQINGIPTVVGVFTTQLNSIPGSAVCAFSMDDIEKVFKGRFKEQKTPDSVWTAVPEDKVPKPRPGCCAKHGLAEAYKTSIDFPDETLSFIKSHPLMDAAVPPIADEPWFTKTRIRYRLTAIAVDHTAGPHQNYTVIFVGSEAGVVLKVLAKTSPFSLNDSVLLEEIEAYNQAKCNAENEEDRRVISLQLDKDHHAVYVAFSSCVIRLPLSRCERYGSCKKSCVASRDPYCGWLSQGACGRVTPGMLAGGYEQDTEYGNTAHLGDCHDMEVSSSSVTTMASIPEITPKVIDTWRPKLTSSRKFVVQDDPNTSDFTDPLSGIPKGVRWEVQSGESNQMVHMNVLITCVFAAFVLGAFIAGVAVYCYRDMFVRKNRKIHKDAESAQSCTDSSGSFAKLNGLFDSPVKEYQQNIDSPKLYSNLLTSRKELPPNGDTKSMVMDHRGQPPELAALPTPESTPVLHQKTLQAMKSHSDKAHGHGASRKETSQFFPSSPPPHSPLSHGHIPSAIVLPNATHDYNTSFSNSNAHKAEKKLQNIDHPLTKSSSKRDHRRSVDSRNTLNDLLKHLNDPNSNPKAIMGDIQMAHQTLMLDPVGSMSEVPPKVPNREASLYSPPSTLPRNSPTKRVDVPTTPGVPMTSLERQRGYHKNSSQRHSISAMPKNLNSPNGVLLSRQPSMNRGGYVPTPTGAKVDYIQGAPVSVHLQPSLSRQSSYTSNGTLPRTGLKRTPSLKPDVPPKPSFVPQTTSVRPLNKYTY, via the exons GGATCAAGTTTATACAGTAAACTTAAATGAAGTCCCCAAGACAGAAGTAATACCAAGCAAG AAACTGACATGGCGGTCAAGACAACAGGACCGAGAAAACTGTGCTATGAAGGGCAAACATAAA GATGAATGCCACAACTTTATTAAAGTATTTGTCCCAAGAAATGATGAGATGGTTTTTGTATGTGGTACCAATGCATTCAATCCCATGTGCAGATACTATAGG ttgaATACCTTAGAGTATGATGGAGAGGAAATTAGTGGCCTGGCAAGATGCCCATTTGATGCCAGACAAACCAATGTTGCCCTTTTTGCTG ATGGGAAGCTATATTCTGCCACAGTGGCTGACTTCTTGGCCAGTGATGCTGTTATTTATCGAAGCATGGGTGATGGATCTGCCCTTCGTACAATAAAATATGATTCCAAATGGATAAAAG agCCACATTTTCTTCATGCCATAGAATATGGAAACtatgtctatttcttctttcgaGAAATTGCTGTAGAACATAATAATTTAGGCAAG GCTGTATATTCCCGTGTGGCCCGCATATGTAAAAATGACATGGGTGGCTCGCAGCGGGTCCTGGAGAAACACTGGACTTCATTTCTGAAGGCTCGGCTTAACTGCTCTGTCCCCGGAGATTCGTTTTTCTACTTTGATGTTCTGCAGTCTATTACGGACATCATACAAATCAATGGCATCCCCACTGTGGTCGGGGTGTTTACCACACAGCTCAACAG CATTCCTGGGTCTGCAGTGTGTGCATTTAGCATGGATGACATTGAAAAAGTATTCAAAGGACGctttaaagaacagaaaacccCAGATTCTGTTTGGACAGCAGTCCCTGAAGACAAAGTACCCAAgccaag GCCTGGCTGTTGTGCAAAGCATGGCCTTGCCGAAGCTTATAAAACCTCCATAGATTTCCCTGACGAAACCCTGTCATTCATCAAATCCCATCCGCTAATGGACGCTGCTGTACCACCCATTGCCGATGAGCCCTGGTTCACAAAGACTCGGATCAG GTACAGACTGACGGCCATCGCTGTTGACCACACTGCTGGGCCCCATCAGAACTACACAGTCATCTTTGTTGGCTCTGAAGCTGGCGTGGTGCTTAAAGTTTTGGCAAAGACCAGCCCTTTCTCTTTGAATGACAGTGTATTACTGGAAGAGATTGAAGCATACAACCAAGCAAA GTGCAATGCTGAGAATGAGGAAGACAGAAGGGTCATCTCCTTACAGTTGGATAAAGACCATCACGCTGTGTACGTGGCATTCTCTAGCTGCGTCATCCGCCTCCCTCTCAGCCGTTGCGAGCGTTACGGATCCTGTAAGAA GTCTTGTGTTGCATCTCGGGACCCATACTGTGGCTGGTTAAGCCAGGGGGCCTGTGGCAGAGTGACCCCAGGGATGCT CGCTGGAGGATATGAACAAGACACAGAGTACGGCAACACGGCCCACCTAGGGGACTGCCATG ACATGGAGGTATCTTCATCATCTGTTACCACAATGGCAAGTATCCCAGAAATTACACCTAAAGTGATTGATACCTGGAGGCCTAAACTGACGAGCTCCCGGAAATTTGTAGTTCAAGATGACCCAAACACTTCTGATTTTACTGATCCTTTATCGGGTATCCCAAAGG GTGTGCGATGGGAAGTCCAATCGGGAGAGTCCAACCAGATGGTCCACATGAACGTCCTCATCACCTGTGTCTTTGCCGCTTTTGTTTTGGGTGCGTTCATTGCAGGGGTGGCAGTATACTGCTATCGTGACATGTTTGTTCGGAAAAACAGAAAGATTCATAAGGATGCAGAATCTGCCCAGTCGTGCACAGACTCCAGTGGAAGTTTTGCCAAACTGAATGGTCTGTTTGATAGCCCGGTCAAGGAATATCAACAGAATATCGATTCTCCCAAATTATACAGTAACCTGCTGACTAGTCGGAAAGAGCTGCCACCCAATGGAGATACCAAATCCATGGTGATGGACCATCGAGGCCAACCTCCCGAACTGGCTGCTCTCCCCACGCCTGAGTCAACTCCTGTGCTTCACCAGAAGACCCTGCAGGCCATGAAGAGCCACTCAGATAAGGCCCATGGCCATGGGGCTTCAAGGAAAGAAACCTCACAGTTTTTCCCATCTAGTCCACCACCCCATTCCCCATTAAGTCATGGGCATATCCCCAGTGCCATTGTTCTTCCTAATGCTACTCATGACTACAACACGTCTTTCTCAAACTCCAATGCTCACAAAGCTGAAAAGAAGCTTCAAAACATTGACCACCCACTTACAAAGTCATCCAGTAAAAGAGATCACCGGCGTTCTGTGGATTCCAGAAATACCCTCAATGATCTCCTGAAGCATTTGAATGACCCAAACAGCAACCCCAAAGCCATCATGGGAGATATCCAGATGGCCCACCAGACCCTAATGCTGGATCCTGTGGGATCTATGTCTGAGGTCCCGCCCAAGGTCCCTAACCGGGAGGCATCCCTATACTCTCCTCCTTCAACTCTCCCCAGAAACAGCCCAACCAAGCGAGTGGATGTCCCCACCACTCCTGGGGTCCCAATGACTTCTCTGGAAAGACAAAGGGGTTACCACAAAAATTCCTCCCAGAGGCACTCTATATCTGCTATGCCTAAAAACTTAAACTCACCAAATGGTGTTTTGTTATCCAGACAGCCTAGCATGAACCGTGGTGGGTATGTGCCCACCCCCACTGGGGCAAAGGTGGACTATATTCAGGGAGCACCAGTGAGTGTTCATCTGCAGCCTTCCCTCTCCAGACAGAGCAGCTATACCAGTAATGGCACCCTTCCTAGGACGGGACTAAAGAGGACACCGTCCTTAAAACCTGATGTGCCACCAAAGCCTTCATTTGTTCCTCAAACCACATCTGTCAGACCACTGAACAAATACACTTACTAG
- the SEMA6D gene encoding semaphorin-6D isoform X8, translated as MRFFLLCAYMLLLMISQLRAVSFPEDDEPLNTVDYHYSRQYPVFRGRPSGNESQHRLDFQLMLKIRDTLYIAGRDQVYTVNLNEVPKTEVIPSKKLTWRSRQQDRENCAMKGKHKDECHNFIKVFVPRNDEMVFVCGTNAFNPMCRYYRLNTLEYDGEEISGLARCPFDARQTNVALFADGKLYSATVADFLASDAVIYRSMGDGSALRTIKYDSKWIKEPHFLHAIEYGNYVYFFFREIAVEHNNLGKAVYSRVARICKNDMGGSQRVLEKHWTSFLKARLNCSVPGDSFFYFDVLQSITDIIQINGIPTVVGVFTTQLNSIPGSAVCAFSMDDIEKVFKGRFKEQKTPDSVWTAVPEDKVPKPRPGCCAKHGLAEAYKTSIDFPDETLSFIKSHPLMDAAVPPIADEPWFTKTRIRYRLTAIAVDHTAGPHQNYTVIFVGSEAGVVLKVLAKTSPFSLNDSVLLEEIEAYNQAKCNAENEEDRRVISLQLDKDHHAVYVAFSSCVIRLPLSRCERYGSCKKSCVASRDPYCGWLSQGACGRVTPGMLAGGYEQDTEYGNTAHLGDCHGVRWEVQSGESNQMVHMNVLITCVFAAFVLGAFIAGVAVYCYRDMFVRKNRKIHKDAESAQSCTDSSGSFAKLNGLFDSPVKEYQQNIDSPKLYSNLLTSRKELPPNGDTKSMVMDHRGQPPELAALPTPESTPVLHQKTLQAMKSHSDKAHGHGASRKETSQFFPSSPPPHSPLSHGHIPSAIVLPNATHDYNTSFSNSNAHKAEKKLQNIDHPLTKSSSKRDHRRSVDSRNTLNDLLKHLNDPNSNPKAIMGDIQMAHQTLMLDPVGSMSEVPPKVPNREASLYSPPSTLPRNSPTKRVDVPTTPGVPMTSLERQRGYHKNSSQRHSISAMPKNLNSPNGVLLSRQPSMNRGGYVPTPTGAKVDYIQGAPVSVHLQPSLSRQSSYTSNGTLPRTGLKRTPSLKPDVPPKPSFVPQTTSVRPLNKYTY; from the exons GGATCAAGTTTATACAGTAAACTTAAATGAAGTCCCCAAGACAGAAGTAATACCAAGCAAG AAACTGACATGGCGGTCAAGACAACAGGACCGAGAAAACTGTGCTATGAAGGGCAAACATAAA GATGAATGCCACAACTTTATTAAAGTATTTGTCCCAAGAAATGATGAGATGGTTTTTGTATGTGGTACCAATGCATTCAATCCCATGTGCAGATACTATAGG ttgaATACCTTAGAGTATGATGGAGAGGAAATTAGTGGCCTGGCAAGATGCCCATTTGATGCCAGACAAACCAATGTTGCCCTTTTTGCTG ATGGGAAGCTATATTCTGCCACAGTGGCTGACTTCTTGGCCAGTGATGCTGTTATTTATCGAAGCATGGGTGATGGATCTGCCCTTCGTACAATAAAATATGATTCCAAATGGATAAAAG agCCACATTTTCTTCATGCCATAGAATATGGAAACtatgtctatttcttctttcgaGAAATTGCTGTAGAACATAATAATTTAGGCAAG GCTGTATATTCCCGTGTGGCCCGCATATGTAAAAATGACATGGGTGGCTCGCAGCGGGTCCTGGAGAAACACTGGACTTCATTTCTGAAGGCTCGGCTTAACTGCTCTGTCCCCGGAGATTCGTTTTTCTACTTTGATGTTCTGCAGTCTATTACGGACATCATACAAATCAATGGCATCCCCACTGTGGTCGGGGTGTTTACCACACAGCTCAACAG CATTCCTGGGTCTGCAGTGTGTGCATTTAGCATGGATGACATTGAAAAAGTATTCAAAGGACGctttaaagaacagaaaacccCAGATTCTGTTTGGACAGCAGTCCCTGAAGACAAAGTACCCAAgccaag GCCTGGCTGTTGTGCAAAGCATGGCCTTGCCGAAGCTTATAAAACCTCCATAGATTTCCCTGACGAAACCCTGTCATTCATCAAATCCCATCCGCTAATGGACGCTGCTGTACCACCCATTGCCGATGAGCCCTGGTTCACAAAGACTCGGATCAG GTACAGACTGACGGCCATCGCTGTTGACCACACTGCTGGGCCCCATCAGAACTACACAGTCATCTTTGTTGGCTCTGAAGCTGGCGTGGTGCTTAAAGTTTTGGCAAAGACCAGCCCTTTCTCTTTGAATGACAGTGTATTACTGGAAGAGATTGAAGCATACAACCAAGCAAA GTGCAATGCTGAGAATGAGGAAGACAGAAGGGTCATCTCCTTACAGTTGGATAAAGACCATCACGCTGTGTACGTGGCATTCTCTAGCTGCGTCATCCGCCTCCCTCTCAGCCGTTGCGAGCGTTACGGATCCTGTAAGAA GTCTTGTGTTGCATCTCGGGACCCATACTGTGGCTGGTTAAGCCAGGGGGCCTGTGGCAGAGTGACCCCAGGGATGCT CGCTGGAGGATATGAACAAGACACAGAGTACGGCAACACGGCCCACCTAGGGGACTGCCATG GTGTGCGATGGGAAGTCCAATCGGGAGAGTCCAACCAGATGGTCCACATGAACGTCCTCATCACCTGTGTCTTTGCCGCTTTTGTTTTGGGTGCGTTCATTGCAGGGGTGGCAGTATACTGCTATCGTGACATGTTTGTTCGGAAAAACAGAAAGATTCATAAGGATGCAGAATCTGCCCAGTCGTGCACAGACTCCAGTGGAAGTTTTGCCAAACTGAATGGTCTGTTTGATAGCCCGGTCAAGGAATATCAACAGAATATCGATTCTCCCAAATTATACAGTAACCTGCTGACTAGTCGGAAAGAGCTGCCACCCAATGGAGATACCAAATCCATGGTGATGGACCATCGAGGCCAACCTCCCGAACTGGCTGCTCTCCCCACGCCTGAGTCAACTCCTGTGCTTCACCAGAAGACCCTGCAGGCCATGAAGAGCCACTCAGATAAGGCCCATGGCCATGGGGCTTCAAGGAAAGAAACCTCACAGTTTTTCCCATCTAGTCCACCACCCCATTCCCCATTAAGTCATGGGCATATCCCCAGTGCCATTGTTCTTCCTAATGCTACTCATGACTACAACACGTCTTTCTCAAACTCCAATGCTCACAAAGCTGAAAAGAAGCTTCAAAACATTGACCACCCACTTACAAAGTCATCCAGTAAAAGAGATCACCGGCGTTCTGTGGATTCCAGAAATACCCTCAATGATCTCCTGAAGCATTTGAATGACCCAAACAGCAACCCCAAAGCCATCATGGGAGATATCCAGATGGCCCACCAGACCCTAATGCTGGATCCTGTGGGATCTATGTCTGAGGTCCCGCCCAAGGTCCCTAACCGGGAGGCATCCCTATACTCTCCTCCTTCAACTCTCCCCAGAAACAGCCCAACCAAGCGAGTGGATGTCCCCACCACTCCTGGGGTCCCAATGACTTCTCTGGAAAGACAAAGGGGTTACCACAAAAATTCCTCCCAGAGGCACTCTATATCTGCTATGCCTAAAAACTTAAACTCACCAAATGGTGTTTTGTTATCCAGACAGCCTAGCATGAACCGTGGTGGGTATGTGCCCACCCCCACTGGGGCAAAGGTGGACTATATTCAGGGAGCACCAGTGAGTGTTCATCTGCAGCCTTCCCTCTCCAGACAGAGCAGCTATACCAGTAATGGCACCCTTCCTAGGACGGGACTAAAGAGGACACCGTCCTTAAAACCTGATGTGCCACCAAAGCCTTCATTTGTTCCTCAAACCACATCTGTCAGACCACTGAACAAATACACTTACTAG